From Amycolatopsis sp. YIM 10, the proteins below share one genomic window:
- a CDS encoding GNAT family N-acetyltransferase, producing MSELRIREAGSADLPQLTHVMGQEPYFTDRLSRQKDGLGRLLVAWQDDRPVGVVYLWLEPAEEAELREHLPDTPLLTHLETHVEHRARGIGTSLVRAAEQWLTEKGYDRVALAVETTNDRAARLYARLGYREWPHSTVRCLSLTDSAGRRNVEICRIMVKPLVGRPRK from the coding sequence ATGAGCGAGCTTCGGATACGAGAGGCCGGGTCTGCGGACCTGCCGCAGCTGACACACGTCATGGGGCAGGAGCCGTACTTCACCGACCGCCTCTCCCGCCAGAAGGACGGGCTGGGGCGCCTGCTCGTGGCCTGGCAGGACGACCGCCCGGTGGGCGTGGTCTACCTGTGGCTCGAACCGGCCGAGGAGGCCGAGCTGCGTGAGCACCTGCCGGACACGCCGCTGCTCACCCATCTGGAAACCCACGTCGAGCACCGCGCCCGCGGCATCGGCACCAGCCTGGTCCGGGCGGCCGAGCAATGGCTGACCGAAAAGGGCTACGACCGGGTGGCGCTGGCCGTGGAAACCACGAACGACCGCGCGGCCCGGCTCTACGCCCGCCTCGGGTACCGGGAGTGGCCGCACTCCACGGTCCGGTGCCTGTCACTGACCGACAGCGCCGGGCGCCGGAACGTGGAGATCTGCCGGATCATGGTCAAGCCGCTGGTCGGCCGGCCACGAAAGTAG